A section of the Parasteatoda tepidariorum isolate YZ-2023 chromosome 6, CAS_Ptep_4.0, whole genome shotgun sequence genome encodes:
- the LOC107443401 gene encoding uncharacterized protein — protein sequence MAEYLADNQDDYYCLDVLDDFIARSSYKYFTVDEKRFLLSYRDKANNIRDTTFNGIWYHMYFNVTYNYGKTIDIVLKVIKELKLDLWTMFKKNLPLEGTDFSHGCLGKDPEAFIRITEAGASNGTFLIKHLYYCSFKWFFDDKEGYDAWVDNWDDMSGNPLNFRAIQLLTLYKPFEYAEHEMAVRVLWSSIPDALLTKTDIVRPLEGINPINYQKINDVWKWYCNLVNYEETSDKRPRSLKHLSRCIIRNRLRVNFKLPEGVEELGVPKQVQKYLLLKDFYTID from the exons ATGGCTGAATACCTTGCTGATAATCAGGATGATTATTATTGCTTAGACGTCTTAGACGACTTTATTGCTAGatcttcatataaatattttaccgtTGACGAAAAACGCTTTCTTCTTTCATATAGAGATAAAGCTAATAATATTAGAGATACTACTTTTAATGGCATATGGTAtcatatgtattttaatgttaCATATAATTATGGGAAGACTATTGACATTGTCCTAAAAGTGATTAAGGAACTTAAACTGGATCTCTGGACTATGTTCAAAAAAAACCTTCCATTAGAGGGAACCGACTTTTCTCACGGTTGTCTGGGAAAAGATCCCGAAGCATTCATCAGAATAACGGAAGCAGGAGCCTCTAACGgaacatttctaataaaacaCCTGTATTATTGCTCctttaaatg gttTTTTGATGATAAAGAAGGCTACGATGCGTGGGTGGATAATTGGGATGACATGTCTGGAAATCCTCTCAACTTCCGTGCAATTCAGCTTCTGACTCTTTATAAGCCGTTCGAATATGCAGAGCACGAAATGGCCGTGCGAGTACTCTGGAGCTCTATCCCAGATGCCCTTCTGACAAAGACCGATATTGTTAGACCTTTAGAGGGGATCAATCCTATAAACTATCAGAAGATAAATGACGTATGGAAATGGTACTGCAATCTAGTAAATTATGAGGAAACTTCTGATAAGCGTCCAAGATCTCTGAAACACCTTTCACGATGCATCATCAGAAACAGATTGAGAGTCAACTTCAAGTTGCCCGAAGGAGTGGAAGAACTGGGCGTTCCCAAACAGGTCCAGAAGTATTTACTTCTGAAAGATTTCTACACGATAGATTGA